The proteins below are encoded in one region of Halocatena salina:
- a CDS encoding YihY/virulence factor BrkB family protein — MSWDVASLVATIRSILEGIRSKQITFLAASLAYYAFVSLIPLLLLAIAIGTTLGGATFSNTVSEPVTTAIGGEAGSIVRDALERRSGSSGATVVGLLVLLWSGLKLFRGIDIAFSTVYSGVSSPGFTEQFRNALLTLFGVGIGIMLTVAIGTILAVSDVAAVVDDYLVVTIGTVIQVGGLILSLLPIYYILPGVTVSVREVVPGAVFTAIGWTVLQTAFRTYTEYATSYAAYGVLGGGLLLVTFLYFGGLILLVGVVINATLAGRLDTATDETDDGDDHGGTKTEPTT, encoded by the coding sequence GTGAGCTGGGATGTCGCCTCTCTCGTAGCCACCATCCGATCGATTCTCGAAGGGATCAGATCCAAACAGATCACGTTTCTTGCGGCCAGTCTCGCGTACTACGCGTTCGTCTCGCTCATTCCCTTGCTTTTGCTCGCTATCGCGATCGGGACGACGCTCGGCGGAGCAACGTTCTCGAACACCGTTTCCGAACCCGTGACCACCGCTATTGGCGGTGAAGCAGGCTCGATCGTCCGTGACGCGCTCGAACGTCGATCGGGGAGTAGCGGCGCAACGGTCGTTGGCCTTCTCGTTTTGCTGTGGAGCGGATTGAAGCTGTTTCGGGGGATAGACATCGCGTTTTCAACCGTCTACAGCGGCGTTTCTTCACCAGGGTTCACCGAGCAGTTCCGAAATGCGCTCCTTACTCTGTTTGGGGTCGGGATCGGAATCATGCTGACCGTCGCCATCGGAACGATACTAGCAGTGTCGGACGTTGCGGCCGTTGTCGACGACTATCTCGTCGTCACGATCGGAACGGTCATTCAAGTAGGCGGACTGATCCTCTCGTTGTTGCCGATCTACTACATCCTTCCGGGAGTGACCGTTTCAGTTCGGGAAGTGGTTCCGGGGGCTGTGTTCACCGCCATCGGCTGGACCGTGCTCCAAACTGCGTTTCGAACGTATACGGAATATGCGACCTCCTACGCTGCCTACGGAGTACTCGGAGGCGGTCTTTTGCTCGTAACGTTTCTCTATTTCGGCGGCCTTATCCTCCTCGTCGGCGTGGTGATAAACGCCACAC